A genome region from Drosophila simulans strain w501 chromosome 2R, Prin_Dsim_3.1, whole genome shotgun sequence includes the following:
- the LOC6734467 gene encoding uncharacterized protein LOC6734467 encodes MHKTHRLTTDSQYMEVEGLLQAMDMPTSHDPEAELEQESTSLCRLSRYNVTNLYEGPAGGGSSLASGRQRCYTMPHVPPPAPPSTPTLLTSGCGGSSNSVSVSISPTCSPGSHPLDSQSLSQSPLNHFIYVKNGKNLRRESRCVDSELSKLFNVVSITNRLTAIKNRSNSISNSSGILNASRTISKLNGATATKIFKIHRDPKEFLRETDEDSVSAPEYDEEEEDTRFRFFRRARFSRRYRKSARKFARFEHHERMETIVDSFDAAMSFNDADT; translated from the exons ATGCACAAAACACACCGTCTCACCACCGACAGCCAGTACATGGAAGTCGAAGGCTTGCTGCAG gCCATGGACATGCCCACCAGCCACGACCCGGAGGCGGAACTGGAACAGGAGTCCACGTCGCTGTGCCGCCTGAGCCGCTACAACGTGACCAACCTGTACGAAGGGCCGGCGGGCGGGGGTTCCTCATTGGCCTCGGGCCGCCAGCGTTGCTACACAATGCCGCATGTGCCACCGCCAGCGCCGCcctccacgcccactctgCTGACCAGCGGgtgcggcggcagcagcaactccgTATCCGTCTCCATCTCGCCCACCTGCTCCCCTGGAAGCCATCCCTTGGATAGCCAAAGCTTGAGCCAGAGCCCCTTGAACCACTTCATCTACGTAAAGAATGGCAAGAACCTGCGTCGCGAATCGCGCTGCGTCGACTCGGAGCTGTCCAAGTTATTCAACGTGGTGTCCATCACAAATCGGCTGACGGCTATTAAGAACCGCAGCAATTCCATTTCGAATTCCAGTGGAATACTCAATGCCTCGCGCACCATATCGAAGTTAAACGGGGCGACGGCCACCAAGATCTTTAAGATTCATCGGGATCCGAAGGAATTTCTGCGCGAAACGGACGAGGATTCTGTGTCGGCGCCGGAgtacgacgaggaggaggaggacacGCGCTTCCGTTTCTTTCGGCGTGCGCGCTTCTCGCGGAGGTACAGGAAATCTGCACGAAAGTTCGCCCGATTTGAGCATCATGAGCGCATGGAGACCATCGTGGATAGTTTCGATGCAGCAATGAGCTTCAATGATGCAGACACCTGA
- the LOC27209106 gene encoding activity-regulated cytoskeleton associated protein 1 has protein sequence MAQLTQMTNEQLRELIEAVRAAAVGAAGSAAAAGGADASRGKGNFSACTHSFGGTRDHDVVEEFIGNIETYKDVEGISDENALKGISLLFYGMASTWWQGVRKEATTWKEAIALIREHFSPTKPAYQIYTEFFQNKQEDHDPIDTFVIQKRALLAQLPNGRHDEETELDLLFGLLNIKYRKHISRQGIHTFKDLLEQGRIIEHNNQEDEEQVAATKNTRGSKRITRCTYCSFRGHTFDNCRKRQKDRQEDQNEN, from the coding sequence ATGGCCCAGCTTACACAGATGACCAACGAGCAGCTACGCGAGCTGATCGAAGCGGTAAGAGCGGCCGCCGTGGGCGCCGCCggaagtgcagcagcagccggaggagcagaTGCCAGCAGAGGCAAGGGCAACTTCTCCGCCTGTACACACAGCTTCGGCGGAACCCGCGACCACGACGTGGTCGAGGAGTTCATCGGCAACATCGAGACATACAAGGATGTGGAGGGGATCAGCGACGAGAACGCCCTGAAGGGCATCTCTCTGCTGTTCTACGGTATGGCCAGCACCTGGTGGCAAGGCGTCCGCAAGGAGGCCACCACGTGGAAGGAAGCCATCGCCCTCATCCGCGAACACTTCTCGCCCACCAAGCCCGCCTACCAGATCTACACGGAGTTCTTCCAAAACAAGCAGGAGGACCATGACCCCATTGACACCTTCGTCATCCAGAAGCGAGCGCTGCTGGCCCAGCTGCCCAACGGTCGTCACGACGAGGAGACGGAACTGGATCTTCTGTTCGGTCTGCTGAACATCAAATACCGCAAGCACATCTCCCGCCAAGGTATCCATACCTTCAAGGATCTCCTGGAACAGGGCCGCATCATCGAGCACAACAACCAGGAGGACGAGGAACAGGTCGCCGCAACAAAGAACACCCGTGGCTCCAAGCGCATCACCCGATGCACCTACTGCAGCTTCCGGGGCCACACCTTCGACAACTGCCGCAAGCGCCAGAAGGATCGGCAGGAGGATCAGAACGAGAATTAG